One window of Cellulomonas shaoxiangyii genomic DNA carries:
- a CDS encoding NAD-dependent epimerase/dehydratase family protein: MRVLVTGASGLLGRAVAARVRAAGHEVRTFQRRPSGVPGVEDVRGSVTAADDVARAVAGVDGVVHLAAKVSLAGDPADFERVNVHGTERLLAAAARAGATRFVQVSSPSVAHSGRSIVGDDARPADPGRARGDYARTKARAELAALAADGDGMRVVALRPHLVWGPGDTQLVARIVARARAGRLPLLDGGRALIDTTYVDNAAAAIAAALERADDDAVHGNAYVVTNGEPRPVADMLAGICAAAGVPAPRWSVPAGLARAAGGAVEAVWRVRPGQDEPPMTRFLAEQLSTAHWFDQRRTRADLRWRPEVTIDEGLARLRTAAARGR, encoded by the coding sequence GTGAGGGTCCTGGTCACGGGCGCGAGCGGGCTCCTCGGCCGCGCGGTCGCCGCGCGCGTGCGCGCCGCGGGCCACGAGGTGCGCACGTTCCAGCGCCGCCCGAGCGGCGTGCCGGGCGTCGAGGACGTGCGCGGCTCCGTGACGGCGGCGGACGACGTCGCGCGGGCCGTCGCCGGGGTCGACGGCGTCGTCCACCTCGCCGCGAAGGTCTCCCTCGCGGGCGACCCGGCCGACTTCGAGCGGGTCAACGTGCACGGGACCGAGCGACTCCTGGCTGCCGCCGCCCGCGCGGGAGCCACGCGGTTCGTGCAGGTGTCCTCGCCGTCCGTCGCGCACAGCGGCCGCTCGATCGTCGGCGACGACGCCCGGCCCGCGGACCCCGGGCGCGCCCGCGGCGACTACGCCCGGACGAAGGCGCGGGCGGAGCTCGCGGCCCTCGCGGCGGACGGCGACGGCATGCGCGTCGTCGCCCTGCGCCCGCACCTGGTCTGGGGCCCGGGCGACACCCAGCTGGTCGCCCGCATCGTCGCGAGGGCCCGGGCGGGCCGCCTGCCGCTGCTCGACGGCGGCCGCGCGCTCATCGACACCACCTACGTCGACAACGCGGCCGCCGCGATCGCCGCGGCGCTCGAGCGGGCCGACGACGACGCGGTGCACGGCAACGCGTACGTCGTCACCAACGGCGAGCCTCGCCCGGTGGCCGACATGCTCGCAGGGATCTGCGCCGCCGCGGGGGTGCCGGCCCCGCGCTGGAGCGTCCCCGCCGGGCTGGCGCGCGCCGCGGGCGGCGCGGTGGAGGCGGTGTGGCGGGTGCGTCCGGGGCAGGACGAGCCGCCGATGACGCGCTTCCTCGCCGAGCAGCTCTCGACCGCCCACTGGTTCGACCAGCGGCGCACGCGCGCCGACCTGCGGTGGCGCCCCGAGGTGACGATCGACGAGGGGCTCGCGCGACTGCGCACCGCGGCGGCACGCGGTCGCTGA
- a CDS encoding tyrosine-type recombinase/integrase — MNRRLEWGAPKDHQRRSVPFPGFLRGAIEAALDDRSADDLLFPAGGDTAMRVGNARRDWFDGAATDAGVAGLTPHELRHTAASLAVAAGASVLAVQRMLGHEKASMTLDTTATCSTETSTS, encoded by the coding sequence GTGAACAGGCGGCTTGAATGGGGCGCCCCCAAGGACCACCAGCGTCGCTCCGTCCCGTTCCCCGGCTTCCTGCGGGGGGCCATCGAAGCGGCACTCGACGATCGCTCCGCCGACGATCTGCTGTTCCCTGCAGGCGGCGACACCGCGATGCGCGTGGGGAACGCGCGACGTGACTGGTTCGACGGCGCAGCCACCGACGCGGGTGTCGCAGGGCTGACGCCGCACGAGTTGAGACACACCGCCGCGAGCCTCGCGGTGGCCGCCGGTGCGAGCGTGCTTGCCGTCCAGCGAATGCTCGGCCACGAGAAGGCCAGCATGACCTTGGACACTACAGCGACCTGTTCGACGGAGACCTCGACCTCCTGA
- a CDS encoding DUF6234 family protein: MADAPHGDDRHAPDPVRGTAPMAIGRTSRGPSRARPLASLCLTLGAILVAAVFVQWWDVYFSIGVPANAPTEAEANRYVVTAGACLLLLVVGTVAARRYVLTAFGMVPFVVGVAVAALFAVPSDRWEREPPPPPADRPICRSGGGSDDCPGG, translated from the coding sequence ATGGCGGACGCACCGCACGGCGACGACCGACACGCCCCCGACCCGGTGCGCGGCACGGCCCCCATGGCGATCGGGCGGACCTCGCGCGGGCCGTCGCGTGCCCGCCCGCTCGCGAGCCTGTGCCTCACGCTCGGCGCAATCCTCGTCGCCGCGGTGTTCGTGCAGTGGTGGGACGTCTACTTCTCCATCGGCGTGCCGGCGAACGCGCCGACCGAGGCCGAGGCGAACCGCTACGTGGTCACGGCCGGCGCGTGCCTCCTCCTGCTCGTCGTCGGCACCGTCGCCGCCCGGCGCTACGTCCTCACCGCCTTCGGCATGGTGCCGTTCGTGGTGGGCGTCGCCGTGGCGGCCTTGTTCGCGGTGCCGTCGGACCGCTGGGAGCGGGAGCCGCCGCCGCCCCCGGCCGACCGTCCCATTTGCCGCAGCGGCGGCGGCAGCGACGACTGCCCCGGCGGGTAG
- a CDS encoding 3-oxoacyl-ACP synthase III translates to MKGNATSVHRNAALLSLATTVAERVTTSADIDRRLAPVLDRLRLPTGLLQRVAGVHERRNWAEGQTFDSAAVAAGEKALAEAGVNPGDVGMLINTSVTRKHLEPSVAVRLHHGMGLPPSAVNFDLANACLGFVNGMTLAAQLIDAGQIRYAVVVDGEDADEIQDITIDRLNRPGVTRRDFMREFPSLTLGSGAVAAVIGPADAHPEGHRMLGGVTRAATQFNELCVGSVNGMFTDAKALLKGGLDLVMSAWKEAKTDWSWSAMDRYVLHQVSDVHTDAIVKAAGLDRSRVPLTYPRYGNVGPASIPMTLAEEARHLAPGDRVLLMGVGSGINTAMTEIAW, encoded by the coding sequence GTGAAGGGCAACGCGACGTCGGTCCACCGCAACGCGGCACTGCTGTCCTTGGCGACGACGGTGGCGGAGCGTGTGACGACGTCCGCCGACATCGACCGTCGGCTCGCGCCTGTGCTGGACCGCCTGCGGCTCCCCACCGGCCTGCTCCAGCGGGTCGCCGGTGTGCACGAGCGGCGCAACTGGGCTGAGGGCCAGACCTTCGACTCCGCCGCGGTCGCGGCGGGCGAGAAGGCGCTGGCTGAGGCGGGCGTCAACCCCGGCGACGTCGGCATGCTGATCAACACCTCGGTCACCCGCAAGCACCTCGAGCCCTCGGTGGCGGTGCGTCTGCACCACGGCATGGGCCTGCCGCCGTCGGCCGTCAACTTCGACCTCGCCAACGCGTGCCTCGGCTTCGTCAACGGCATGACGCTCGCGGCGCAGCTCATCGACGCGGGGCAGATCCGCTACGCCGTCGTCGTCGACGGCGAGGACGCCGACGAGATCCAGGACATCACGATCGACCGGCTCAACCGGCCAGGGGTGACGCGCAGGGACTTCATGCGCGAGTTCCCGAGCCTGACCCTCGGCTCGGGCGCCGTGGCCGCGGTGATCGGGCCGGCCGACGCCCACCCCGAGGGCCACCGGATGCTGGGCGGGGTGACGCGCGCGGCGACGCAGTTCAACGAGCTGTGCGTGGGCAGCGTGAACGGGATGTTCACCGACGCCAAGGCCCTGCTCAAGGGCGGGCTGGACCTCGTCATGTCGGCGTGGAAAGAGGCGAAGACGGACTGGAGCTGGTCGGCGATGGACCGCTACGTCCTCCACCAGGTCTCCGACGTCCACACGGACGCGATCGTGAAGGCCGCCGGCCTCGACCGCAGCCGGGTGCCGCTCACCTACCCGCGGTACGGCAACGTGGGGCCCGCCTCGATCCCCATGACCCTCGCGGAGGAGGCGCGGCACCTCGCGCCCGGCGACCGCGTGCTGCTCATGGGCGTGGGCTCCGGCATCAACACGGCGATGACGGAGATCGCCTGGTGA
- a CDS encoding type II toxin-antitoxin system PemK/MazF family toxin, translated as MRADVYRLKAADTRGHEQAGPRFAVVVLASRFDHLSTWLVVPTSTRARPFVFRPAIEIPGHGETLALCDAVTAVDPQARLGDVVGYLPLEAMQRIDYALAGLLDLE; from the coding sequence ATGCGCGCCGACGTCTACCGGCTGAAGGCCGCAGACACCCGTGGGCACGAACAGGCCGGCCCTCGCTTCGCCGTCGTCGTTCTCGCGTCCCGGTTCGATCACCTGAGCACCTGGCTGGTCGTCCCGACCTCCACCCGGGCGCGCCCGTTCGTGTTCCGGCCCGCGATCGAGATCCCGGGACACGGGGAGACGCTCGCGCTGTGCGACGCGGTCACTGCCGTCGACCCGCAGGCACGTCTGGGGGACGTGGTCGGCTACCTTCCGCTCGAGGCGATGCAGCGGATCGACTACGCGCTCGCGGGCTTGCTAGACCTCGAGTGA
- a CDS encoding NB-ARC domain-containing protein → MSFSASRLTCYALLSALEEDLRLALVEALPGVTPDEALPSDVLQEARRRMAKQPDLGTEARLTDVLPFVDFSETLHLIDRHKASLHPAFADNLPEWRPRIYQLLPIRNRVAHTRPLEIADLPTVQDLVGTLLRYRDMWPSLDGTTARIRKDPSTVLDMDIRFLDIEPDVSRHNLPLPDFDDTGLVGRASDEKKLLQMVRGPFPVISVVGDGGVGKTALALKTAYALLDEERQPFDAIVWTTAKAAQLTSTEVTRIEGAIRDSLGMLGAAARELAGSGAEINDPLAEVLAYMETFRVLLILDNLETVLDARLREFLSRLPNNSKVLITSRIGLGSLEIPLRLGPLEANDGVTLLRATARTRGVGALASAPQEVLERFIHKMRSHPLYIKWFVSVIQAGRRPEDALSGSGNFLDFCMSNVYEFLSDESLAALRCLQALPGRHSQAAIAELTDLPADALQEALAQLITTNFVSLQPVARGGGVRSEYELTEFARTYLDRRHALSQTQRTSITGRHSRILEQGARLASASVADPYGERSLTVGGPSDFGVAMKLMNAMTLHDRGDAPIAFELIQEAQILAPDYHESYRIEALLRDRENDIGGATQSYELALEHADGDPSCLYHAGRFFMRRAGDPKRGLVLLQQAARTRREDPVLQLEIVRGHIQCGDKHSALDGALGLLANHSDVAHDAAAVAFRAALELARDHLGVGEVAEGLERLEDVADVILPALKKRDDAYHVRLVQAKGLVSRASTLATTAYLRSNADTLGQRLGSVNVRGGEMEYSRVLRVFPEKGFGFLSVPGQRDLFFGRRSVVPSGAFDRLIAGSDVCYSIGEDNEGRPCAVRVLPVSEYDGALE, encoded by the coding sequence ATGTCGTTCAGCGCCTCCCGTCTGACGTGCTATGCCTTGCTGTCGGCTCTGGAGGAAGACTTACGCCTCGCCCTCGTCGAGGCGCTTCCAGGCGTCACACCCGATGAGGCGCTTCCAAGCGACGTGCTGCAGGAAGCTCGTCGCCGCATGGCGAAGCAGCCCGACCTCGGCACGGAAGCGCGGCTCACTGATGTCCTACCGTTCGTCGACTTCAGCGAGACACTTCACCTCATTGATCGCCATAAAGCTTCGCTGCATCCCGCGTTCGCGGACAACCTGCCCGAGTGGCGACCGAGGATCTACCAGTTACTCCCGATCAGGAATCGCGTGGCACATACGCGGCCGCTCGAGATCGCCGACCTGCCGACCGTTCAGGATCTGGTCGGAACTCTTCTGCGATACCGCGACATGTGGCCGTCACTGGACGGAACTACGGCCAGAATTCGCAAAGACCCGAGCACAGTCCTCGACATGGACATTCGCTTCCTTGACATAGAGCCCGATGTAAGCAGGCACAACCTGCCACTCCCCGACTTCGATGATACTGGGCTCGTCGGCCGCGCCTCCGACGAGAAGAAGTTGCTGCAGATGGTTCGCGGACCTTTCCCAGTGATCAGCGTGGTCGGCGACGGCGGAGTAGGCAAGACAGCGCTCGCACTCAAGACGGCGTACGCACTCCTCGACGAGGAGCGCCAACCCTTCGACGCGATCGTGTGGACAACAGCAAAGGCTGCTCAACTCACCAGCACAGAGGTGACCAGAATCGAGGGTGCCATCAGGGACAGTCTCGGCATGCTGGGAGCAGCCGCGCGGGAGCTTGCGGGATCCGGAGCCGAGATCAATGATCCATTAGCAGAAGTTCTCGCTTATATGGAGACATTTCGCGTCCTCCTCATTCTAGACAATCTCGAGACCGTGCTTGACGCACGACTCCGGGAGTTCCTCTCGCGCCTACCCAATAACAGTAAGGTGCTGATCACAAGCAGGATCGGTCTAGGCAGCCTCGAGATTCCTCTAAGACTGGGCCCGCTCGAAGCTAACGACGGCGTGACGCTACTCCGAGCGACCGCAAGGACTCGCGGAGTAGGCGCGCTCGCATCCGCACCGCAGGAGGTGCTCGAGCGATTTATTCATAAGATGCGCAGCCATCCCCTGTACATCAAATGGTTTGTAAGCGTCATTCAGGCCGGCCGCAGGCCAGAAGACGCGCTGTCTGGCAGCGGCAACTTTCTCGACTTCTGTATGAGTAATGTCTACGAGTTCCTCAGCGACGAGAGCCTCGCCGCGCTGCGGTGCCTCCAGGCGCTCCCGGGGAGGCACTCCCAGGCGGCGATCGCCGAGTTAACCGACCTGCCAGCGGACGCCTTACAGGAAGCGCTTGCTCAGTTGATCACCACCAACTTTGTAAGCCTGCAGCCGGTGGCTCGCGGTGGCGGCGTTCGAAGCGAGTACGAGCTGACCGAGTTCGCGCGTACGTATCTTGATCGCCGCCACGCGCTTTCGCAGACTCAACGCACTTCTATCACTGGGCGGCATAGCCGGATCTTGGAGCAGGGAGCGAGGCTCGCTTCCGCCAGCGTTGCCGATCCCTATGGCGAGCGGTCCCTGACGGTTGGCGGCCCTTCGGACTTCGGCGTTGCGATGAAACTCATGAACGCAATGACGCTACACGACCGCGGTGATGCGCCGATTGCATTCGAACTGATTCAGGAAGCACAGATCCTCGCGCCCGACTACCACGAGTCCTACCGCATCGAGGCGCTTCTCCGCGACCGCGAGAACGACATCGGTGGTGCTACACAGTCGTACGAGCTTGCCCTTGAGCACGCTGATGGAGATCCTAGTTGCTTGTATCACGCGGGCAGGTTCTTCATGCGGCGCGCTGGCGACCCCAAGAGAGGGCTTGTCCTCCTCCAGCAGGCCGCAAGGACCCGCCGCGAGGATCCTGTGCTCCAACTCGAGATCGTCCGGGGCCACATCCAGTGCGGAGACAAGCACTCAGCGCTCGACGGCGCGCTCGGTTTGCTCGCGAACCATTCGGATGTGGCCCACGACGCGGCCGCGGTTGCGTTTCGTGCCGCGCTCGAGTTGGCCCGAGACCATCTAGGCGTCGGAGAAGTGGCGGAGGGCTTGGAGAGACTTGAAGACGTGGCCGACGTAATTCTCCCCGCCTTGAAGAAGCGAGACGACGCTTATCATGTTCGCCTGGTCCAGGCGAAGGGGCTCGTATCTCGTGCGTCTACGCTTGCCACCACGGCTTACCTGCGCTCAAACGCCGACACCCTGGGACAACGACTGGGCTCAGTAAATGTAAGGGGCGGAGAGATGGAGTACTCGAGAGTCCTCCGAGTCTTCCCAGAGAAGGGCTTCGGTTTCCTATCCGTACCTGGCCAGCGGGACCTCTTCTTTGGCCGACGTTCGGTAGTTCCCAGCGGCGCCTTCGATCGCCTGATCGCTGGATCCGATGTCTGTTACTCCATAGGCGAGGACAACGAAGGTCGCCCTTGCGCAGTTCGAGTCCTCCCGGTCAGTGAGTACGACGGCGCTCTCGAGTGA
- a CDS encoding DUF262 domain-containing protein — MQFIPRDPDLETLVGRIRRGAIDLQPNFQRGEVWGRAKQQRLVDSVLRGWHIPPVHLVAREDGGYDVLDGQQRLTALRDFSLGKFAVDGHIEPLDSKMAMLHGLRYEELPPHVRGRYDTFSIRVLELHNFQPEEPHELFFRLNQPTSLTEAEKRNAFIGGARNQVKELVSWAVDAGMRPERLGFSNSRLAYDDIIARFLLTIEQSSLNEKITAQRVTYRYRGEDGFSEDIIGLARDSLSFFLSQSFLGAGVAHPKPNKATLHTWLCFAAGMSRWGDLGEIGGVASDAIEHIERSRSSRDFSSTIAMGAALAVFHDRSTARVADVSSVVLRDLIAWMVMVDLENERLHASHPASDLAAAAWARVDLREPERSLLAFAQEADWGHQGWI; from the coding sequence ATGCAATTCATCCCGCGCGACCCGGACCTCGAGACCTTAGTCGGACGCATCCGCCGAGGCGCGATAGACCTGCAGCCCAACTTTCAGCGCGGCGAGGTTTGGGGCCGCGCAAAGCAGCAGCGCCTGGTCGACAGTGTCCTTCGAGGTTGGCATATTCCACCGGTGCACTTGGTCGCGCGTGAAGACGGCGGGTACGACGTGCTCGACGGCCAGCAGCGACTTACTGCGCTTCGAGATTTCTCGCTGGGGAAATTTGCCGTCGACGGACACATTGAACCGCTTGATTCCAAGATGGCGATGCTGCACGGGCTCCGATATGAGGAACTGCCGCCGCACGTTCGCGGCCGATACGATACCTTTTCGATCAGGGTTCTTGAGTTGCATAACTTTCAGCCGGAGGAGCCTCATGAGTTATTCTTCCGGCTAAACCAGCCAACGAGCCTCACGGAGGCCGAGAAGAGAAACGCATTCATCGGTGGCGCGAGGAACCAAGTAAAGGAACTAGTTAGTTGGGCAGTTGACGCCGGTATGCGTCCTGAACGCTTGGGCTTTTCGAACTCTAGACTCGCTTATGATGACATCATCGCGCGCTTCCTGCTGACGATTGAACAGTCCTCGCTAAACGAGAAGATAACTGCTCAGCGCGTTACGTATAGGTATCGAGGCGAGGACGGGTTCAGCGAAGACATCATCGGGTTGGCGCGAGACTCGCTGTCGTTCTTCCTGTCGCAATCGTTTCTCGGTGCTGGTGTTGCCCATCCGAAGCCAAACAAGGCAACGTTGCACACGTGGCTATGCTTCGCGGCAGGTATGTCGCGCTGGGGCGATCTCGGTGAGATCGGCGGAGTTGCGTCCGATGCGATTGAGCACATCGAGAGGAGCAGATCCTCTCGCGATTTCTCGTCCACCATAGCGATGGGTGCGGCGCTTGCCGTGTTCCATGACAGGTCCACCGCACGCGTGGCTGACGTGTCGTCCGTCGTCCTTCGGGATCTCATCGCATGGATGGTCATGGTGGACCTCGAGAACGAGCGGCTGCATGCCAGCCACCCAGCGAGCGACCTAGCCGCCGCGGCGTGGGCACGAGTCGATCTGAGGGAGCCTGAGCGGAGCCTGCTGGCCTTTGCTCAGGAGGCGGACTGGGGACACCAGGGATGGATCTAA
- a CDS encoding alpha/beta fold hydrolase: MRALLAAAGAIAPASLPPRGLHGLDPSFSRLVTAGPGAHTWHLLDNADHLDRLGVEPVGTLLCVHGNPTWSYLWRRLVAEAADRAAAGGEAWRVVAVDQLDMGFSERTGSPRGLPQRVADLGDLTTALGLAGPVVTVGHDWGGVISLGWAVDHPDLLAGVVLLNTAVHQPAHLRVPVPLRLALRPAVLGSATVATPAFLETTLALARPRLPRPVRDAYRAPYREAARRGGIGGFVADIPVTAAHPSAAELDRVAAGVRALDVPALLLWGPGDPVFGDQYLDDLVDRLPHAAVHRFEGAGHLVAEDVDYATAALDWLASATTGPGAPAADAPPPDAPAEYDVPGTRSADTPAPPYEPPRYEPLWHHLDAQRDSTRTALVEMAPTGGAGPRVVTWALLARRVRELAAGLTAVGVRPGDRVSLLVPPGADLTAVLYACLRIGAVVVVADAGLGVRGLTRAVRGARPDHVVGELPGLTVARALGWPGRRISTTPLLPAVARALGVGHALVDLVDAGRGVELPAEPSPDATAAVLFTSGSTGPAKGVVYTHRQLAAVAGALRAQYDLGAGTGLVAGFAPFALLAPALGARSVTPDMDVTSPRTLTAPAVAAAAAAVDATVLFLSPAALANVVATAGDLTPADHAALARVRTFLSAGAPVPEHLLAAAGRLMPNAEPHTPYGMTEGLLMTDATLAGIREATAARADGDPGGVCVGRPTATTQVRISPLGDDGAATGEPTTEAGRTGEILVSAPHLKDGYFRLHLTDRAAARDVPGRRWHRTGDVGHLDGEGRLWVEGRLAHVVTTADGVVTPVGLEQRVERVPAVDRAGVVGIGPRGTQLLVAVVETRPRTRRPGLAPAELAGAVRAAVPAPLAAVLVVPGLPTDVRHNSKIDRTRLARWAEDVLSGGRVRRP, encoded by the coding sequence ATGCGCGCACTGCTGGCCGCAGCCGGGGCCATCGCACCCGCCTCGCTGCCGCCGCGGGGGCTCCACGGCCTCGACCCGTCCTTCTCGCGCCTCGTCACGGCGGGACCGGGCGCGCACACCTGGCACCTGCTGGACAACGCCGACCACCTCGACCGGCTCGGCGTCGAGCCGGTCGGCACCCTGCTCTGCGTGCACGGCAACCCCACGTGGTCCTACCTGTGGCGTCGCCTGGTCGCGGAGGCGGCCGACCGGGCCGCGGCCGGGGGGGAGGCGTGGCGGGTCGTGGCCGTCGACCAGCTCGACATGGGCTTCTCCGAGCGCACCGGGTCGCCGCGGGGGCTGCCGCAGCGGGTCGCGGACCTGGGCGACCTCACGACCGCGCTGGGCCTCGCCGGCCCCGTCGTCACCGTTGGGCACGACTGGGGCGGCGTCATCAGCCTCGGCTGGGCGGTCGACCACCCGGACCTCCTCGCGGGCGTCGTCCTGCTCAACACCGCCGTGCACCAGCCGGCGCACCTGCGGGTGCCGGTGCCGCTGCGGCTCGCGCTGCGCCCGGCGGTCCTGGGCTCGGCCACCGTCGCGACGCCGGCCTTCCTCGAGACGACCCTCGCGCTCGCCCGCCCGCGCCTGCCCCGGCCGGTCCGCGACGCCTACCGCGCCCCGTACCGGGAGGCCGCGCGCCGCGGGGGCATCGGCGGCTTCGTCGCGGACATCCCCGTGACGGCCGCCCACCCCAGCGCCGCCGAGCTCGACCGCGTCGCCGCGGGGGTGCGCGCGCTGGACGTCCCGGCGCTGCTGCTCTGGGGCCCGGGCGACCCGGTCTTCGGCGACCAGTACCTGGACGACCTCGTCGACCGCCTGCCGCACGCCGCCGTGCACCGGTTCGAGGGGGCCGGGCACCTCGTCGCCGAGGACGTCGACTACGCGACCGCCGCGCTCGACTGGCTCGCCAGCGCCACGACCGGCCCCGGCGCCCCGGCCGCCGACGCCCCGCCACCCGACGCCCCGGCTGAATACGACGTGCCCGGGACCCGCTCGGCCGACACCCCCGCGCCGCCCTACGAGCCGCCGCGCTACGAGCCCCTGTGGCACCACCTCGACGCCCAGCGGGACAGCACGCGGACGGCACTCGTCGAGATGGCACCGACCGGCGGTGCGGGACCGCGCGTGGTCACCTGGGCGCTGCTCGCCCGCCGCGTGCGCGAGCTGGCCGCCGGCCTGACCGCCGTCGGCGTGCGGCCCGGGGACCGTGTCTCCCTGCTGGTCCCGCCCGGTGCGGACCTGACCGCCGTCCTGTACGCGTGCCTGCGGATCGGTGCCGTCGTCGTGGTGGCCGACGCGGGCCTGGGCGTGCGGGGCCTGACCCGGGCGGTCCGCGGTGCTCGGCCCGACCACGTCGTCGGAGAGCTGCCCGGGCTCACGGTCGCCCGCGCCCTCGGCTGGCCCGGCCGCCGCATCTCCACCACGCCGCTGCTCCCCGCCGTCGCCCGCGCGCTCGGCGTCGGCCACGCCCTGGTCGACCTCGTGGACGCCGGGCGCGGCGTCGAGCTCCCGGCGGAGCCGAGCCCCGACGCGACCGCCGCGGTGCTGTTCACCTCCGGCTCCACCGGCCCAGCCAAGGGCGTCGTCTACACCCACCGGCAGCTCGCCGCCGTGGCCGGTGCGCTGCGCGCGCAGTACGACCTCGGCGCCGGCACCGGCCTCGTCGCGGGCTTCGCCCCCTTCGCGCTGCTCGCACCGGCGCTGGGCGCACGCTCGGTCACGCCGGACATGGACGTCACCTCCCCGCGCACCCTCACCGCCCCGGCCGTGGCGGCCGCAGCCGCGGCGGTGGACGCGACGGTCCTCTTCCTGTCCCCGGCGGCGCTGGCGAACGTCGTCGCGACGGCGGGCGACCTGACCCCCGCGGACCACGCCGCGCTCGCCCGCGTCCGGACCTTCCTGTCGGCGGGTGCCCCGGTGCCCGAGCACCTGCTCGCCGCCGCGGGCCGGCTCATGCCGAACGCGGAGCCGCACACGCCGTACGGCATGACGGAGGGGCTGCTCATGACGGACGCCACCCTCGCGGGCATCCGCGAGGCGACCGCCGCCCGGGCCGACGGCGACCCGGGCGGGGTCTGCGTGGGTCGCCCCACCGCGACCACGCAGGTGCGCATCAGCCCGCTCGGTGACGACGGCGCCGCGACCGGTGAGCCGACCACCGAGGCCGGCCGGACGGGCGAGATCCTCGTCAGCGCGCCCCACCTCAAGGACGGCTACTTCCGGCTGCACCTGACGGACCGCGCTGCCGCCCGGGACGTCCCCGGGAGGCGCTGGCACCGCACGGGCGACGTCGGCCACCTGGACGGCGAGGGCAGGCTGTGGGTCGAGGGGCGCCTCGCGCACGTCGTCACCACGGCCGACGGCGTGGTCACCCCCGTGGGCCTCGAGCAGCGCGTCGAGCGGGTCCCGGCCGTGGACCGCGCGGGCGTCGTGGGGATCGGGCCGCGGGGGACCCAGCTGCTCGTCGCCGTCGTCGAGACCCGGCCGCGGACCCGACGTCCCGGCCTGGCGCCCGCGGAGCTGGCCGGCGCCGTCCGCGCCGCGGTGCCCGCGCCGCTCGCCGCGGTCCTCGTCGTGCCCGGCCTGCCCACGGACGTGCGGCACAACTCGAAGATCGACCGCACCCGGCTCGCCCGCTGGGCCGAGGACGTGCTGTCCGGGGGACGGGTGCGCCGCCCGTGA